One window of the Saccopteryx bilineata isolate mSacBil1 chromosome 2, mSacBil1_pri_phased_curated, whole genome shotgun sequence genome contains the following:
- the DCAF7 gene encoding DDB1- and CUL4-associated factor 7, translating to MSLHGKRKEIYKYEAPWTVYAMNWSVRPDKRFRLALGSFVEEYNNKVQLVGLDEESSEFICRNTFDHPYPTTKLMWIPDTKGVYPDLLATSGDYLRVWRVGETETRLECLLNNNKNSDFCAPLTSFDWNEVDPYLLGTSSIDTTCTIWGLETGQVLGRVNLVSGHVKTQLIAHDKEVYDIAFSRAGGGRDMFASVGADGSVRMFDLRHLEHSTIIYEDPQHHPLLRLCWNKQDPNYLATMAMDGMEVVILDVRVPCTPVARLNNHRACVNGIAWAPHSSCHICTAADDHQALIWDIQQMPRAIEDPILAYTAEGEINNVQWASTQPDWIAICYNNCLEILRV from the exons ATGTCCCTGCACGGCAAACGGAAGGAGATATACAAGTATGAAGCGCCTTGGACCGTCTACGCCATGAACTGGAGCGTGCGGCCTGACAAGCGCTTTCGCCTGGCTCTGGGCAGCTTCGTGGAGGAGTACAACAACAAG GTTCAGCTTGTTGGTCTCGATGAAGAGAGTTCAGAGTTTATTTGCCGAAACACATTTGACCATCCATACCCCACGACGAAGCTCATGTGGATCCCTGACACAAAAGGTGTCTATCCAGACCTCCTAGCGACAAGTGGCGACTATCTGCGTGTGTGGAGG GTTGGTGAGACAGAGACCAGGCTGGAATGTTTGCTAAACAATAACAAGAACTCAGAtttctgtgctcctctcacctcctttgaCTGGAATGAGGTGGATCCTTATCTTTTAG GTACCTCCAGCATTGATACAACTTGTACCATCTGGGGGCTGGAGACAGGGCAGGTGTTGGGACGAGTGAATCTTGTGTCTGGCCATGTGAAGACCCAGCTGATTGCCCATGATAAAGAG GTCTATGATATCGCGTTTAGCCGGGCTGGGGGTGGCAGGGACATGTTTGCTTCTGTGGGTGCTGATGGCTCGGTGCGGATGTTTGACCTCCGCCATCTGGAACACAGCACCATCATTTATGAAGACCCTCAGCATCACCCACTGCTTCGCCTCTGTTGGAACAAGCAGGACCCTAACTACCTGGCCACCATGGCCATGGATGGAATGGAG GTAGTGATTCTGGATGTCCGAGTTCCTTGCACGCCTGTCGCAAGGTTAAACAACCACCGAGCATGTGTCAATGGCATTGCTTGGGCCCCACATTCATCCTGCCACATTTGCACTGCAG CGGATGACCATCAGGCTCTTATCTGGGACATCCAGCAAATGCCTCGGGCCATCGAGGACCCTATCCTGGCCTACACAGCCGAGGGAGAGATCAACAATGTGCAGTGGGCATCAACTCAGCCCGACTGGATTGCCATCTGCTACAACAACTGCCTGGAGATACTGAGAGTTTAA